The genomic window TCATATTTAGAGAAGATATTTTCAACTAATTCATTATTACAAATATCTCCCTTTACAAATTCAACTCTTTTATCTTTTAATTCATTTTCTATATTTTTTAAATTTCCAGCATAAGTTAATTTATCAAGGACAACTACAAAAATATCCCTATATTTATTTAAAATATATTTTAAAAAATTTGCTCCTATAAAGCCTGCTGCTCCTGTTACTAGATATGTTTTCATTATATCTCCTCGCTTATATCCAAAAGATATTTTCCATATTCTGTTTTTAATAATGATTTTGCTAACTCTTTTAACTGTTCTTTTGTTATCCAACCATTTTTATATGCTATCTCTTCTAAACAAGCAATATAGTTCCCTTGTCTTTCCTGTATAGTCTCAATAAAATTAGAAGCTTGTAATAAGTTTTTATGATTTCCTGTATCTAACCAAGCAAATCCTCTTCCTAAAAGATTAACTTTTAGATTTTTTTCTTCTAAATATAGTTTATTAAGATCTGTTATTTCTAACTCACCTCTTTTACTAGGTTTTAATCTTTTAGCTTTCTCTACTACTGTATTATCATAAAAATATAATCCTGGTATTGCATATTTTGATTTTGGTTTCTCTGGCTTTTCTTCTAATGATAAAACATTCATATTTTTATCAAACTCTACAACTCCATATTCTCTAGCATCTTTTATAAGGTAACCAAAAATCTCTGCTCCTTTTTCTAATTTTGCTAATCTCTTTA from uncultured Fusobacterium sp. includes these protein-coding regions:
- the rfbA gene encoding glucose-1-phosphate thymidylyltransferase RfbA is translated as MKGIVLAGGSGTRLHPLTISISKQILPIYDKPMIYYPLSVLMLAEIRDILIISTPRDINCFKELFGDGSKIGLNISYAIQERPNGLAEAFIIGEEFIGKDSVSLVLGDNIFFGQGFSPILKRLAKLEKGAEIFGYLIKDAREYGVVEFDKNMNVLSLEEKPEKPKSKYAIPGLYFYDNTVVEKAKRLKPSKRGELEITDLNKLYLEEKNLKVNLLGRGFAWLDTGNHKNLLQASNFIETIQERQGNYIACLEEIAYKNGWITKEQLKELAKSLLKTEYGKYLLDISEEI